The DNA window CCCGGCGACCCCGCCGTGCCGATCGTCTACACCGTCGACCGCATCCGCGACGGCGGCTCCTTCACCACGCGCCGCGTCGTGGCCGTCCAGCACGGGCAGCCGATCTTCCACCTGTCGGCGTCCTTCCAGCGCCACGAGGAAGGCCTCGAGCACCAGGAGGCCATGCCGCCCGCGCCGGACCCGCAGACCCTGCCCACGGCGGCCGAGATGCTGCCCCGGTACGCGGAGCTCCTGGGCGGTCCCGACGTCGTGGACCGCATCCTGGACGCCCGCTCGGCGGTCGACCTGCGGTACGCGGACCAGCCGCCGTTCGGCAGCGTGGGGGAGCCGCGCGAGCCGAAGTCGCAGGTTTGGTTCCGTACCAACGGCAAACTGGCCGACGACCCCCTGCTGCACATCTGCCTGGCCACCTACGTGTCCGACATGACGCTCCTCGACTCCGTCCTGCTGGCCCACGGCCGCGGCGGCTGGGCCGTCGGCGACGTCGTCGGCGCGAGCCTGGACCACGCCATGTGGTTCCACCGCCCGTTCCGCGCCGACGAGTGGCTGCTGTACGACCAGGAGAGCCCCACCTCGCAGGGCGGCCGCGGCCTGGCCCGGGGGCGGATCTTCACCGAGAGCGGGCAGCTGGCGGTGTCGGTGATCCAGGAGGGCGTGGTCAGGGTTCCCCGTCCGCGGGCCCGGTGACGTGACTACCCGTTAGAATCGGTGAGTTGACGTCACGGAGG is part of the Streptomyces roseifaciens genome and encodes:
- the tesB gene encoding acyl-CoA thioesterase II; its protein translation is MNEPLTQPLTRTPLDDLLALLDLEQIEENIFRGTTGRAILVPRVFGGQVAAQALVAAGRTVPADRAPHSLHSYFLRPGDPAVPIVYTVDRIRDGGSFTTRRVVAVQHGQPIFHLSASFQRHEEGLEHQEAMPPAPDPQTLPTAAEMLPRYAELLGGPDVVDRILDARSAVDLRYADQPPFGSVGEPREPKSQVWFRTNGKLADDPLLHICLATYVSDMTLLDSVLLAHGRGGWAVGDVVGASLDHAMWFHRPFRADEWLLYDQESPTSQGGRGLARGRIFTESGQLAVSVIQEGVVRVPRPRAR